The Coffea arabica cultivar ET-39 chromosome 9e, Coffea Arabica ET-39 HiFi, whole genome shotgun sequence genome has a window encoding:
- the LOC113710296 gene encoding ras-related protein RABA5a isoform X1, whose protein sequence is MAFYSAEEQTEDYLFKIVLVGDSAVGKSNLLARFARDEFYPNSKSTIGVEFQTQKVEINGKEVKAQIWDTAGQERFRAVTSAYYRGAVGALLVYDISRRQTFDSIGRWLNELHTHSDMNVVTILVGNKSDLKDAREVSTAEGKALAEAQGLFFIETSALDSSNVAAAFQTVVKEIYNILSRKVIQSQELKQKDPSSIGNGKTVVLQADGNQDADEQSKKGRCCSS, encoded by the exons ATGGCTTTCTATTCTGCGGAGGAACAAACAGAGGATTACCTTTTCAAGATCGTCTTAGTTGGTGATTCAGCTGTTGGAAAATCAAACTTGCTTGCTAGATTTGCCAGAGATGAATTTTATCCAAACTCAAAATCAACAATAGGAGTAGAATTCCAGACACAGAAGGTTGAAATTAATGGGAAGGAAGTCAAAGCTCAGATATGGGATACAGCTGGTCAGGAGCGTTTTAGGGCTGTTACATCTGCATATTACAGAGGTGCAGTGGGAGCTCTTCTTGTGTATGACATCAGTAGGCGACAGACATTTGATAGCATTGGCAGATGGCTTAATGAACTTCACA CGCACTCTGACATGAATGTTGTTACAATACTTGTTGGGAACAAATCTGATCTCAAAGATGCCAGGGAGGTCAGCACTGCTGAAGGCAAAGCCTTGGCCGAGGCACAGGGCCTTTTTTTCATCGAAACTTCAGCTTTGGATTCATCTAATGTAGCTGCTGCTTTTCAGACGGTGGTTAAAGAGATTTACAACATCTTGAGCCGAAAGGTTATTCAATCTCAAGAGCTCAAGCAAAAGGATCCTAGCTCGATTGGAAATGGAAAGACTGTGGTTCTACAGGCAGATGGGAACCAAGATGCAGATGAGCAAAGTAAAAAAGGTCGGTGCTGTTCATCGTGA
- the LOC113710296 gene encoding ras-related protein RABA5a isoform X2, whose amino-acid sequence MAFYSAEEQTEDYLFKIVLVGDSAVGKSNLLARFARDEFYPNSKSTIGVEFQTQKVEINGKEVKAQIWDTAGQERFRAVTSAYYRGAVGALLVYDISRRQTFDSIGRWLNELHNAREVSTAEGKALAEAQGLFFIETSALDSSNVAAAFQTVVKEIYNILSRKVIQSQELKQKDPSSIGNGKTVVLQADGNQDADEQSKKGRCCSS is encoded by the exons ATGGCTTTCTATTCTGCGGAGGAACAAACAGAGGATTACCTTTTCAAGATCGTCTTAGTTGGTGATTCAGCTGTTGGAAAATCAAACTTGCTTGCTAGATTTGCCAGAGATGAATTTTATCCAAACTCAAAATCAACAATAGGAGTAGAATTCCAGACACAGAAGGTTGAAATTAATGGGAAGGAAGTCAAAGCTCAGATATGGGATACAGCTGGTCAGGAGCGTTTTAGGGCTGTTACATCTGCATATTACAGAGGTGCAGTGGGAGCTCTTCTTGTGTATGACATCAGTAGGCGACAGACATTTGATAGCATTGGCAGATGGCTTAATGAACTTCACA ATGCCAGGGAGGTCAGCACTGCTGAAGGCAAAGCCTTGGCCGAGGCACAGGGCCTTTTTTTCATCGAAACTTCAGCTTTGGATTCATCTAATGTAGCTGCTGCTTTTCAGACGGTGGTTAAAGAGATTTACAACATCTTGAGCCGAAAGGTTATTCAATCTCAAGAGCTCAAGCAAAAGGATCCTAGCTCGATTGGAAATGGAAAGACTGTGGTTCTACAGGCAGATGGGAACCAAGATGCAGATGAGCAAAGTAAAAAAGGTCGGTGCTGTTCATCGTGA
- the LOC113710305 gene encoding heterogeneous nuclear ribonucleoprotein 1-like produces MEMESGKLFIGGISWDTDEKRLREYFEAFGDVVEAVIMKDRNTGRARGFGFVVFANAYVAERVVKEKHVIDGRTVEAKKAVPRDDQQNLSRSNGSIQGSPSPARTKKIFVGGLPSTVNESDFKKYFEQFGTITDVVVMYDHNTKRPRGFGFITYNSEEAVDRVLHKTFHELNGKMVEVKRAVPKELSPGPIRSNLSGYGHGLNRVNNFPNAYPQGYSPSPMAGFGMRMDGRFSPVTVGRSGYLPFNSSNYAMGPNLDSGLSSDFGGSGSYSPNIGYGRGLNPIQSVYSNRFSGPVGYGVGIGGSGSLVNSASRNMWANGGINYDSKTVNSNDFVGSGSGNTELLGAFGTIGAIWGSSPGSGQVGGNGSFSSSSINYGSGEDSFMAGAGYGKVSGSNVDTNASYAARSDTHDMAFGNLYGSGSIYDEPAWPSSSPELASSGTFSYRLGDTTSNVTPSNSVGYVGGYSVASRSNRGIAA; encoded by the exons ATGGAAATGGAGTCTGGCAAGTTGTTCATTGGTGGGATTTCTTGGGACACCGATGAAAAACGCTTGAGAGAGTATTTCGAAGCTTTTGGCGACGTGGTGGAAGCTGTGATCATGAAAGATCGGAACACGGGCCGCGCCCGTGGTTTCGGTTTTGTTGTTTTTGCTAACGCTTATGTTGCAGAAAGAGTTGTCAAGGAAAAGCACGTTATAGATGGCAGAACT GTGGAGGCAAAGAAAGCTGTTCCCAGAGATGATCAACAGAATCTAAGCAGGAGCAATGGCAGTATTCAGGGATCACCCAGTCCTGCTCGCACAAAGAAGATTTTTGTAGGAGGTTTACCATCCACAGTCAATGAGAGTGACTTCAAGAAGTACTTTGAGCAGTTTGGTACAATCACGGATGTTGTGGTGATGTATGATCATAACACGAAAAGGCCTAGAGGTTTTGGTTTTATCACTTACAATTCAGAGGAAGCAGTAGATAGGGTTTTGCACAAAACTTTCCATGAGCTTAATGGCAAAATGGTTGAGGTCAAGCGGGCTGTACCCAAGGAGCTATCTCCAGGGCCAATAAGAAGCAACTTAAGTGGCTATGGTCATGGTTTGAATAGAGTCAACAACTTTCCTAATGCCTACCCTCAAGGATATAGCCCAAGCCCGATGGCTGGTTTTGGAATGAGAATGGATGGAAGATTTAGTCCAGTTACTGTTGGTCGGAGTGGATATCTACCCTTTAATTCCTCTAATTATGCTATGGGACCAAATTTGGATTCAGGCTTGAGTTCTGATTTTGGGGGAAGTGGGAGTTATAGTCCTAACATAGGTTATGGACGTGGTTTGAACCCTATTCAGAGTGTGTATTCAAACAGGTTTAGTGGTCCAGTTGGATATGGTGTAGGCATTGGTGGAAGTGGTTCTCTGGTGAACTCAGCCAGTCGAAACATGTGGGCTAACGGGGGTATAAATTATGATAGCAAGACTGTAAATTCAAATGATTTCGTTGGATCTGGAAGTGGGAATACTGAATTGCTTGGTGCTTTTGGAACTATTGGAGCAATTTGGGGTTCCTCTCCTGGCTCAGGTCAAGTTGGAGGAAATGGTTCTTTTAGCAGCAGTAGCATTAATTATGGCAGTGGAGAAGACAGCTTTATGGCTGGGGCAGGGTATGGAAAAGTCAGTGGAAGCAATGTTGACACGAATGCATCATATGCTGCAAGAAGTGATACACATGATATGGCTTTTGGAAACTTGTATGGTAGTGGTTCAATATATGATGAGCCCGCATGGCCATCATCATCTCCAGAGTTGGCAAGCTCTGGAACCTTTAGTTATAGGCTTGGGGATACCACTTCAAATGTTACACCCAGCAACTCTGTTGGTTATGTTGGTGGTTATAGTGTTGCAAGTAGATCTAATAGAG